A stretch of the Prochlorococcus marinus str. MIT 0918 genome encodes the following:
- the lysA gene encoding diaminopimelate decarboxylase, with amino-acid sequence MSTSIPFEECQDKASPNKNIAPLTAELDDAKRLVVGGCRLSHLAEEYGTPLYVLDELTIRKSCRAYKEAMDKHYKGESLPLYASKANSSLALSSIISSEGMGIDVVSEGELITAIRGGVPSQNIVFHGNNKSKCELNLAYQNGSIIVIDNQNDIELLKDIASQNIKKARLMLRFTPGIECHTHEYIKTGRIDSKFGFDPDELEDIFVQFKEIKWGELIGLHAHIGSQIFELQPHIDLVEVMVNALELGKSYGHSLEKLNIGGGLGVKYVSSDDPPSIANWIEVISKEVCVACEKRSLKLPLLMCEPGRSIVATAGLTLYRIGAKKNIPGIKTYVSVDGGMSDNPRPITYESLYSACLVDRPLAQSEGKVTVAGKHCESGDVLLKDFSLPNCKTGEVLSVFGTGAYNFSMSSNYNRIPKPAAIIVANGKSELIQRRELPEDLLRYDILPDRFIQNIS; translated from the coding sequence ATGTCTACCTCAATACCTTTTGAAGAGTGTCAGGATAAAGCAAGTCCTAATAAAAATATTGCTCCACTCACAGCCGAACTTGATGATGCGAAAAGATTAGTAGTTGGTGGATGTAGGTTGAGTCATTTGGCTGAGGAATATGGGACACCCCTTTATGTACTTGATGAATTAACGATAAGGAAATCATGTAGAGCTTATAAAGAAGCAATGGATAAACATTATAAAGGTGAATCACTTCCATTGTATGCTTCAAAGGCAAATAGTTCTTTGGCTTTAAGCAGCATTATTTCATCAGAGGGAATGGGTATTGATGTTGTTTCTGAAGGGGAATTGATTACTGCAATAAGAGGGGGTGTGCCTAGTCAGAATATTGTTTTTCATGGTAACAATAAGTCAAAATGTGAGTTAAATCTCGCATATCAAAATGGTTCGATTATTGTTATTGATAATCAGAATGATATTGAACTTTTAAAAGATATAGCTAGTCAAAATATTAAGAAAGCAAGACTTATGTTGAGGTTTACTCCAGGAATAGAATGCCATACTCATGAATACATTAAGACTGGACGTATAGATAGTAAATTTGGTTTTGATCCTGATGAATTAGAAGATATTTTTGTTCAATTTAAAGAAATAAAGTGGGGCGAATTAATTGGCTTACATGCTCATATAGGTTCGCAAATTTTTGAATTGCAACCTCATATTGATCTTGTTGAAGTTATGGTGAACGCATTGGAGCTAGGTAAATCCTACGGGCACTCGTTAGAAAAACTTAATATTGGAGGTGGGCTTGGAGTTAAATATGTTTCTTCAGATGACCCACCTTCGATTGCGAACTGGATTGAAGTTATCTCAAAAGAAGTATGTGTGGCTTGTGAAAAAAGGTCGCTTAAGCTGCCTTTATTAATGTGTGAACCTGGAAGATCTATTGTTGCTACAGCAGGATTAACTCTTTACAGAATAGGTGCAAAAAAGAATATCCCTGGAATCAAGACATATGTATCTGTTGATGGTGGAATGAGTGATAACCCTCGACCAATAACATATGAATCTTTGTATTCAGCTTGTCTTGTCGATAGACCATTAGCTCAGTCTGAAGGAAAAGTTACTGTTGCTGGTAAACATTGTGAATCAGGCGATGTGTTGTTGAAAGACTTTTCTTTGCCAAATTGTAAAACTGGAGAAGTTTTGAGTGTTTTTGGTACTGGTGCATATAATTTTTCAATGAGTTCTAATTACAATCGAATACCCAAACCAGCAGCCATAATTGTTGCAAACGGGAAGTCTGAATTAATTCAACGTAGAGAATTACCTGAAGATCTATTGCGATATGACATTCTTCCGGATCGCTTTATTCAAAATATTAGTTAA
- a CDS encoding ATP-dependent Clp protease ATP-binding subunit has translation MFERFTEKAIKVIMLAQEEARRLGHNFVGTEQILLGLIGEGTGVAAKVLKSMGVNLKDSRVEVEKIIGRGSGFVAVEIPFTPRAKRVLELSLEEARQLGHNYIGTEHLLLGLIREGEGVAARVLENLGVDLTKVRTQVIRMLGETADVSTGGGGGGGSTKGSLKTATLDEFGTNLTKLASESKLDPVVGRHDEIDRVIQILGRRTKNNPVLIGEPGVGKTAIAEGLAQRIQQGDTPDILEEKRVLTLDIGLLVAGTKYRGEFEERLKKIMEEIKSAGNVILVIDEVHTLIGAGAAEGAIDAANILKPALARGELQCIGATTLDEYRKHIERDAALERRFQPVMIGEPSIEDTVEILRGLRERYEQHHRLKITDEALDAAANLGDRYISDRFLPDKAIDLIDEAGSRVRLLNSKLPPEAKQVDKELRKVQKEKEEAVREQNFTQAGELREKEVDLRNQIRSILDNAKQQPTTNKAQINNLNVDKDKNQTIEKDIDDNNQNMPLVNEEDIAHIVASWTGVPVQKLTESESVKLLNMEDTLHQRLIGQDEAVKSVSKAIRRARVGLKNPNRPIASFIFSGPTGVGKTELTKALAAYFFGSEEAMIRLDMSEFMERHTVSKLIGSPPGYVGFNEGGQLTEAVRRRPYTVVLFDEIEKAHPDVFNLLLQLLEEGRLTDSKGRTVDFKNTLIIMTSNIGSKVIEKGGGGLGFELEGDSAEESQYNRIKSLVNEELKQYFRPEFLNRLDEIIVFRQLTRNEVKDIAEIMLKEVFSRIQSKGICLNVSESFKERLVEEGYNPSYGARPLRRAVMRLLEDSLAEEFLSGRIKDGDEAEVDIDENKKVIVKLLKKGQNKNELATASV, from the coding sequence ATGTTCGAAAGGTTTACCGAAAAAGCCATCAAAGTGATCATGTTGGCCCAAGAAGAGGCCAGAAGACTTGGTCATAATTTTGTAGGCACTGAACAAATCCTTCTTGGCCTTATTGGAGAAGGAACTGGTGTTGCTGCAAAAGTTTTAAAATCCATGGGTGTAAACCTTAAAGATTCAAGAGTAGAAGTTGAAAAAATTATTGGCCGGGGTTCAGGTTTTGTAGCTGTAGAAATTCCATTTACTCCTAGAGCAAAAAGAGTTCTTGAACTTTCTTTAGAAGAAGCAAGGCAATTAGGACACAATTATATAGGGACAGAACATCTCTTACTTGGCCTAATTCGTGAAGGAGAAGGCGTAGCCGCAAGAGTCTTAGAAAATCTTGGTGTTGACCTAACAAAAGTAAGGACTCAAGTAATTCGCATGCTTGGTGAGACAGCAGATGTATCGACAGGTGGTGGTGGTGGTGGTGGCTCCACTAAAGGTTCCTTAAAAACAGCAACCCTTGATGAATTTGGAACAAACCTAACTAAACTCGCAAGTGAATCTAAACTTGATCCAGTAGTTGGACGTCATGATGAAATAGACAGGGTCATCCAAATATTAGGAAGGAGAACTAAAAACAATCCTGTATTAATAGGTGAACCAGGCGTAGGCAAAACTGCTATTGCAGAAGGTCTAGCTCAAAGAATTCAACAAGGAGACACCCCAGATATACTTGAAGAGAAAAGAGTATTAACTCTTGATATTGGTTTATTGGTTGCAGGAACAAAATACAGAGGTGAATTTGAAGAAAGACTAAAAAAAATTATGGAAGAAATAAAATCAGCTGGAAACGTTATTCTTGTTATAGATGAAGTACATACCTTAATTGGAGCTGGTGCAGCAGAGGGAGCAATTGATGCTGCAAATATACTCAAACCTGCTTTAGCCAGAGGTGAACTCCAATGCATTGGAGCCACAACTTTAGATGAATATCGTAAACATATAGAAAGAGATGCTGCCTTAGAAAGAAGGTTTCAACCAGTAATGATTGGTGAACCCTCTATAGAAGATACTGTAGAAATACTTCGTGGACTTAGAGAACGATATGAACAACATCACAGATTAAAAATTACTGATGAAGCATTAGATGCCGCAGCGAACTTAGGTGATAGATATATTTCAGATCGATTCTTACCTGACAAAGCTATAGATTTAATAGATGAAGCAGGAAGCAGAGTTAGACTTTTAAACTCGAAGCTACCTCCAGAAGCAAAGCAAGTTGATAAGGAATTAAGAAAAGTACAAAAAGAAAAAGAAGAAGCTGTAAGAGAGCAAAATTTCACACAAGCAGGTGAGCTAAGAGAAAAGGAAGTTGATTTAAGAAATCAAATTAGATCCATTTTAGATAATGCAAAGCAACAGCCAACTACAAACAAAGCTCAAATAAATAATTTAAATGTAGATAAAGATAAAAATCAAACAATAGAAAAAGATATTGATGATAACAATCAAAACATGCCATTAGTAAATGAAGAAGATATTGCTCATATAGTTGCATCATGGACTGGTGTACCTGTACAAAAACTTACAGAAAGTGAATCAGTAAAACTGTTAAATATGGAAGATACTCTTCATCAAAGATTGATTGGTCAAGATGAAGCCGTTAAATCAGTTTCCAAAGCAATAAGAAGAGCAAGAGTTGGCCTTAAAAATCCAAATAGACCTATAGCAAGCTTTATTTTTTCAGGTCCTACTGGAGTAGGAAAAACAGAACTAACAAAAGCACTTGCAGCATATTTCTTTGGCAGTGAAGAAGCAATGATTCGTTTAGATATGTCTGAATTTATGGAAAGACATACTGTAAGTAAGTTAATAGGATCCCCCCCTGGATATGTAGGGTTCAATGAAGGTGGTCAACTTACAGAAGCTGTTAGGAGAAGGCCATACACTGTTGTTTTATTTGATGAGATTGAAAAAGCTCATCCAGATGTATTTAACCTTCTTCTACAATTATTAGAAGAAGGTAGACTGACAGATTCAAAAGGAAGAACTGTTGATTTTAAAAATACACTTATAATAATGACCTCGAATATAGGCTCTAAAGTTATTGAAAAAGGCGGTGGAGGATTGGGGTTTGAACTAGAAGGGGATAGTGCAGAAGAAAGCCAATATAATAGAATTAAATCCCTTGTAAATGAAGAGCTAAAACAATACTTTAGGCCAGAATTTCTAAATAGATTAGATGAAATAATAGTATTTAGACAACTTACTAGAAATGAAGTTAAAGATATCGCAGAAATAATGTTAAAAGAAGTATTCTCTAGAATTCAAAGCAAAGGAATTTGTTTAAATGTATCAGAATCTTTTAAAGAAAGGTTGGTAGAAGAAGGATACAACCCATCATATGGTGCTAGGCCTCTGAGAAGAGCTGTAATGAGACTTTTGGAAGATAGTCTTGCAGAAGAATTTTTATCTGGAAGAATTAAAGATGGCGATGAAGCTGAAGTCGATATTGATGAAAATAAAAAAGTCATTGTTAAGTTACTTAAAAAAGGTCAAAACAAAAATGAGCTTGCTACTGCAAGTGTTTAA
- the recR gene encoding recombination mediator RecR, which produces MSSFTRPLAHLIDQFEQLPGIGPRTAQRLALHLLKQPEEKIKTFSSALLNARNKVGQCEKCFHLTAQTVCEICLNSKRNSSLICVIADSRDLIALERTREYQGVYHVLGGLISPMDGIGPELLNITALVKRVSSENSSEVILALTPSVEGDTTSLYLARLLKPFVKVTRIAYGLPVGSELEYADEVTLTRAIEGRREIE; this is translated from the coding sequence CTGAGCAGCTTTACACGCCCATTAGCCCACCTTATAGATCAATTCGAACAACTGCCTGGGATTGGTCCAAGGACAGCACAAAGACTAGCGCTACATTTATTAAAACAGCCAGAAGAAAAAATCAAAACTTTTTCTTCTGCACTTCTCAATGCCAGAAACAAAGTAGGGCAATGTGAAAAATGTTTTCATCTCACAGCACAAACTGTATGTGAAATATGTCTGAATTCGAAAAGAAACTCATCTTTAATTTGTGTTATCGCTGACTCAAGAGACTTAATTGCTCTAGAAAGAACTCGTGAATACCAAGGGGTATATCACGTACTTGGAGGCCTTATTTCCCCTATGGATGGGATTGGACCAGAATTATTAAACATAACTGCATTGGTTAAAAGAGTAAGTAGCGAAAATTCATCAGAAGTAATACTAGCTCTTACACCAAGTGTTGAAGGGGACACCACAAGTCTTTATCTTGCAAGGCTATTAAAGCCTTTTGTTAAGGTAACGAGAATTGCATATGGTTTACCTGTAGGTAGCGAACTTGAATATGCTGATGAAGTAACTTTAACGCGAGCAATTGAAGGGCGCAGGGAAATTGAATAA
- a CDS encoding rhodanese-related sulfurtransferase: MIHNIKEEEIDNKYKVAAFYSFSPINEELIPSLLSQIRSLAQEHDLRGTIIIALEGINGTICGSNNGITAMHKQLNSLMLAPPLDIKFSFTSKQAFRRFKARRKNEIVTMGMDGINPNKFSGKYVEPKDWNAFIDDPQTLVIDTRNEYEVGIGSFQGAINPHTQSFSEFPRWVEKKLRPLLNQKHPQKIAMFCTGGIRCEKATSLLIKEGFEEIYHLHGGILNYLAEVPIDKSRWHGECFVFDHRVALDHSLSPGVHRLCFACGMPLSPEDIQKTNYLPGIQCHYCKELFSDDDRDRFRERQKYITEIKNRQPSNNNWPSA; encoded by the coding sequence ATGATTCATAATATAAAAGAAGAAGAGATAGACAATAAGTACAAGGTAGCAGCCTTTTATAGTTTCTCACCTATTAATGAAGAGTTAATACCTTCATTATTGTCTCAAATAAGAAGTCTAGCCCAGGAACATGATTTACGAGGAACTATTATTATTGCCTTAGAAGGAATAAATGGAACGATTTGTGGCTCGAATAATGGAATTACAGCTATGCATAAGCAATTGAATTCTTTAATGCTTGCTCCTCCCTTAGATATCAAGTTCAGCTTTACTTCAAAGCAAGCATTTCGACGCTTTAAAGCTCGCCGAAAGAATGAAATTGTGACTATGGGTATGGATGGAATAAATCCTAATAAGTTTTCTGGAAAGTATGTTGAACCAAAAGATTGGAATGCTTTTATTGATGACCCTCAAACTCTTGTAATTGATACTAGAAATGAATATGAAGTGGGGATAGGAAGTTTTCAGGGTGCAATAAACCCTCATACTCAGTCTTTTAGTGAATTTCCTAGATGGGTTGAAAAAAAATTACGACCTCTTCTCAACCAAAAACATCCACAGAAAATTGCTATGTTCTGCACAGGAGGTATTCGTTGCGAGAAAGCAACTTCCCTGTTGATAAAGGAAGGATTTGAAGAGATTTATCATCTCCATGGTGGTATTCTTAATTATTTAGCTGAAGTCCCAATTGACAAGAGTCGTTGGCATGGAGAATGTTTCGTTTTTGACCATAGAGTTGCTTTGGATCATTCATTGAGCCCAGGAGTTCATCGGCTGTGTTTTGCATGTGGGATGCCTCTCTCCCCAGAAGATATTCAAAAAACAAATTACTTACCAGGTATTCAATGTCACTATTGTAAAGAACTTTTTAGTGATGATGATCGTGATCGCTTTCGAGAAAGACAAAAATATATTACTGAAATTAAAAATCGTCAACCTAGTAATAATAATTGGCCTAGTGCATGA
- a CDS encoding GNAT family N-acetyltransferase, translated as MQTQVLQLKIKHLDLCVCLDLITLHGIWNKNQWRSALTDPSRICLGIIKHEKLIGISCGYLVLDELDITFVAVHPLYRKQGEGKRLISSLLDRATINGAKTAFLEVKEDNSAAILLYKSLDFTKISCREKYYKDHKNAFIYKRVL; from the coding sequence ATGCAAACACAAGTACTTCAATTAAAAATAAAACATTTAGATTTATGTGTTTGTCTAGATCTTATTACCCTTCATGGCATCTGGAACAAGAATCAGTGGCGTAGTGCATTAACTGATCCTTCTAGGATTTGCCTTGGAATAATAAAACATGAAAAGTTAATTGGCATATCATGCGGTTACCTAGTTTTAGATGAGTTAGATATCACTTTTGTAGCAGTTCACCCCTTATATAGGAAACAAGGAGAAGGGAAGAGACTTATTTCTTCTTTATTGGATAGAGCAACTATTAATGGAGCTAAAACAGCATTTTTAGAAGTTAAGGAAGACAACTCTGCGGCAATATTACTTTATAAAAGTCTTGACTTTACAAAAATAAGTTGCAGAGAAAAATACTATAAAGACCATAAAAATGCATTTATATATAAGCGTGTTCTATAA
- the lipA gene encoding lipoyl synthase codes for MSQKTKPNKFTEILPTQRLPNWIKPSIGTASQLERMQKLIKENQLNTICEEARCPNRGECYASGTATFLLGGSICTRSCAFCQVEKGMTPLRLDPNEARRVADAVNQLKLKYVVLTSVARDDLPDHGASLFTKTIFEIRKINQHIDIEVLTPDFWGGHVKNSEGVKAQKERLKTVLDAKPICFNHNIETVERLQKSVRRGATYKRSLDLLQAASELDNSIPTKSGLMVGLGENEREVVQVLQDLRSVNCQQITIGQYLRPSLTHIPVQRYWHPNEFEHLAKIANSLGFKKINSGPLVRSSYHASEQK; via the coding sequence ATGTCTCAAAAAACTAAACCAAATAAATTCACTGAAATTCTTCCCACTCAAAGGCTTCCAAATTGGATAAAACCTTCTATTGGAACAGCGTCTCAATTAGAAAGGATGCAAAAATTAATTAAAGAAAACCAATTAAATACCATATGTGAGGAAGCTCGTTGTCCGAATCGTGGAGAATGCTATGCCTCTGGAACAGCAACATTTCTTTTGGGAGGATCTATATGCACTAGAAGCTGTGCTTTTTGCCAAGTAGAAAAAGGAATGACTCCATTAAGACTTGATCCTAATGAAGCAAGACGAGTAGCAGATGCAGTTAATCAATTAAAGCTTAAATATGTAGTATTAACCTCTGTCGCTAGAGATGATCTCCCTGACCATGGGGCTTCTCTATTTACAAAAACAATCTTTGAAATCAGAAAGATTAATCAACATATAGACATTGAAGTGTTAACCCCTGATTTCTGGGGTGGCCATGTTAAAAACTCCGAAGGAGTTAAAGCTCAAAAAGAAAGGTTAAAAACAGTCCTTGATGCAAAGCCTATTTGCTTCAATCACAACATTGAAACAGTTGAACGTCTACAGAAATCTGTCCGCAGAGGTGCAACCTACAAAAGATCTCTTGATCTATTACAAGCCGCCAGTGAACTTGACAATAGTATTCCAACAAAGTCAGGGTTAATGGTTGGTCTGGGAGAAAACGAGCGCGAAGTTGTTCAAGTACTGCAAGATCTTCGATCAGTAAATTGTCAACAAATTACTATTGGCCAATATTTACGGCCTTCACTTACACATATACCAGTTCAAAGGTATTGGCATCCAAATGAATTTGAACATTTAGCTAAAATAGCTAATAGCTTAGGATTCAAAAAAATAAATAGTGGACCTCTAGTAAGAAGTAGTTATCATGCTTCAGAGCAAAAATAA
- the bioB gene encoding biotin synthase BioB, translated as MTLINSTNQISQDIKLRFDWTLVEIQELLEKPLFNLLWEAQVIHRKVNPEYNVQLASLLSVKTGGCEEDCAYCSQSIHNSSDVTNQIDYDVKGVLNRAKAAKQAGADRFCMGWAWREIRDGKPFDSMLEMVRGVRSLGLEACVTGGMLTDKQALRLAEAGLNAYNHNLDTSPEYYENIISTRTYQERLETLNKVRNAGITVCCGGIIGMGETIKDRASLLKVLATMNPHPESVPINALVPVEGTPLENIQEVDSLEMVRMVATARILMPKSRVRLSAGREQLGKESQILCLLAGADSIFYGDSLLTTSNPSVQSDRDLLSSAGVSVNWDLYDS; from the coding sequence ATGACTTTAATTAATTCAACTAATCAAATATCTCAAGACATTAAACTTCGTTTTGATTGGACTTTAGTAGAGATACAAGAGCTTTTGGAAAAGCCCTTATTTAACTTGCTTTGGGAAGCTCAGGTTATACATAGAAAAGTAAATCCAGAGTACAATGTTCAACTTGCATCTCTTTTAAGCGTAAAGACAGGTGGCTGTGAAGAGGATTGTGCTTATTGTTCCCAGTCTATTCATAACAGTAGTGATGTAACTAACCAGATTGATTACGATGTTAAAGGTGTTTTGAATAGAGCTAAAGCTGCTAAACAAGCTGGAGCCGATAGATTTTGCATGGGATGGGCTTGGCGTGAAATACGCGATGGAAAGCCTTTTGATTCAATGCTTGAAATGGTTAGAGGTGTTAGATCTTTGGGATTAGAAGCTTGTGTTACCGGCGGAATGCTTACTGATAAACAAGCTTTACGTCTTGCTGAGGCTGGGTTGAATGCTTATAATCACAACCTTGATACAAGTCCCGAATATTATGAAAATATTATTTCTACACGTACATATCAAGAACGTTTAGAAACATTGAACAAAGTTCGAAATGCTGGGATAACAGTTTGTTGTGGAGGAATTATTGGTATGGGGGAAACAATTAAAGATAGAGCTTCTTTGCTTAAAGTACTTGCTACTATGAATCCTCATCCGGAAAGTGTTCCTATTAATGCTTTAGTGCCTGTTGAAGGAACTCCTTTGGAAAATATTCAAGAAGTAGATTCATTAGAGATGGTTCGAATGGTTGCTACTGCAAGAATACTTATGCCAAAAAGTCGCGTGAGACTTAGTGCTGGCCGTGAGCAACTTGGTAAAGAATCACAGATTCTTTGTTTGCTTGCTGGAGCTGATTCTATTTTCTATGGAGACTCTTTACTGACAACAAGCAATCCATCCGTTCAGTCTGATAGAGATTTATTGTCTTCGGCAGGAGTATCAGTTAACTGGGATTTATATGATTCATAA
- a CDS encoding isoprenyl transferase, giving the protein MTRSSAIGADNEVVISPLPRVLDPHRLPNHIAIIMDGNGRWANERRLPRAMGHSAGVDALKRTLRLCSDWGINVLTVYAFSTENWSRPREEVNFLMSLFERVLKKELQSLNLKKVRIDFLGDLDQLPSRLQDLINEATEVTAKNNGICFNVCTNYGGRRELVLAAQRLALKAVEGDLDPNLIDENIFASELLTANSGDPDLLIRTSGERRLSNFLLWQLAYSEIHVTDIYWPDFDVKDLTSALLDYQSRTRRFGGVEPMPPNDI; this is encoded by the coding sequence ATGACAAGATCTTCTGCAATTGGTGCTGATAATGAAGTTGTTATATCACCTTTGCCAAGGGTTTTAGATCCTCATCGATTGCCAAATCATATTGCCATAATTATGGATGGTAATGGTCGATGGGCTAATGAAAGGAGGTTGCCTAGGGCTATGGGGCATAGCGCTGGAGTTGATGCATTAAAAAGAACTTTACGTTTATGTAGTGATTGGGGAATAAATGTTTTAACTGTATATGCTTTTTCTACCGAGAATTGGTCTAGGCCAAGAGAGGAAGTTAATTTTCTAATGTCTCTTTTCGAGAGAGTTCTTAAGAAAGAGTTGCAATCTTTAAATTTAAAGAAAGTTCGTATTGATTTTCTTGGAGATTTGGATCAACTTCCAAGTCGTTTGCAAGATCTTATTAATGAGGCTACTGAAGTTACTGCAAAAAATAATGGGATTTGCTTTAATGTATGCACTAATTATGGCGGCAGACGTGAATTGGTTTTAGCAGCACAAAGATTAGCTCTTAAAGCTGTTGAAGGAGATTTAGATCCTAATTTGATAGATGAGAACATTTTTGCTTCTGAACTTTTAACAGCTAACTCAGGAGACCCTGATTTACTTATTCGTACAAGTGGAGAGCGAAGGTTAAGTAACTTTTTGTTATGGCAATTAGCATATTCAGAAATACATGTTACAGATATATATTGGCCTGATTTTGATGTTAAGGATTTAACTAGTGCGCTTCTTGATTATCAATCAAGAACGAGAAGATTTGGTGGGGTGGAACCTATGCCCCCTAATGATATATAG
- the cdaA gene encoding diadenylate cyclase CdaA, with amino-acid sequence MNIWWLINLRFLLDAVFASALAIVLFSRVKEPRTLWLLRGYLFLASLAWCVQRYANLPITSKLVDALLLACSLSLAILWQGELRRLMELLGTGRLAVLLGNTQKGFQSNTSTVTQLAEAAGRLSQNRRGALIVLDMGSDLRPEDFLYSGVPIDAEVSTELLLNLFAAETPLHDGAVLLKGNRIISAGVILPLSRQSISRYGTRHLAALGITERFDRCICVVVSEETGTLSLANQGRLERPITSSRLLDLLKEFMSASSVSVVSKATQASSNSSKPLPYSSDAPSINKKSDLSSDQT; translated from the coding sequence TTGAACATTTGGTGGTTAATAAATCTGCGCTTTTTGCTAGATGCTGTTTTTGCTTCAGCATTAGCAATTGTACTTTTTTCTAGAGTTAAGGAGCCAAGAACCCTTTGGCTTCTTAGAGGTTACTTATTTCTTGCATCATTAGCTTGGTGTGTTCAAAGATATGCGAATCTTCCAATTACTTCAAAATTGGTTGATGCACTTCTCCTTGCGTGTTCACTTTCATTAGCAATTTTATGGCAGGGAGAACTTAGGCGATTAATGGAATTGCTTGGAACAGGTCGATTGGCTGTTCTTTTAGGTAATACTCAAAAAGGTTTTCAATCTAATACAAGTACAGTTACACAATTAGCTGAAGCAGCAGGAAGACTTTCTCAAAACAGAAGAGGAGCTTTAATTGTATTAGATATGGGAAGTGATTTGAGACCAGAGGACTTTCTGTATTCTGGAGTACCAATAGATGCTGAAGTGTCTACAGAATTATTATTAAATTTATTTGCTGCAGAAACCCCTTTGCATGATGGAGCTGTTTTGCTTAAAGGAAATAGGATTATTTCTGCAGGGGTTATTCTTCCTTTATCTAGGCAAAGTATTAGTCGATATGGGACTAGACATCTTGCAGCGCTGGGGATTACAGAAAGATTTGATAGATGTATTTGTGTAGTGGTTTCAGAAGAAACAGGTACACTGTCATTGGCAAATCAGGGAAGATTAGAAAGACCTATTACAAGCAGTAGGCTTTTAGATCTTCTTAAGGAGTTTATGAGCGCTTCGAGTGTCTCAGTAGTTTCCAAAGCGACACAAGCTTCTAGTAATTCTTCTAAGCCTTTGCCTTATAGTTCGGATGCCCCCTCTATAAATAAAAAGTCTGATTTATCTTCTGACCAAACATAA
- a CDS encoding iron-containing alcohol dehydrogenase family protein has translation MQIKNILHKIAPENVIRGENAWEQAKTIIPQICKKPLFLGRSKDTLGIRKLLTDQLRNCHVVSINAQLKFDCCEIDLKRIYEIANENNCDAIIASGGGKVLDAGKLLAYRLNLPCITIPLSASTCAGWTALSNIYSSKGAFIKDQSLNTCPKLIIFDHQLVRKAPKRLLASGIADALAKWYESSISSGKSDDGLVQQAVQMARVLRDQLLLDGYEALKNPYSKSWEKVAEGCSLTAGLIGGIGGPKCRTSAAHAVHNGLTQLSFSKKPLHGEIVGFGILVQLRLEELFSNNQLAYQSKKQITKLLKELDLPTNLTSLGLENYSLRELDNACSFSCNKNSDIHNMPFKIDKEILKKAILDINKTTIDVVKTK, from the coding sequence ATGCAAATCAAAAATATTTTGCATAAGATAGCTCCTGAAAATGTTATACGTGGCGAAAATGCTTGGGAACAAGCAAAAACAATTATCCCTCAGATTTGTAAAAAGCCTCTATTTCTAGGTAGAAGTAAAGATACATTAGGCATTCGTAAACTTTTAACTGATCAACTGAGAAATTGTCATGTAGTTTCTATTAACGCCCAACTCAAATTTGATTGTTGTGAAATAGATCTAAAACGTATATATGAAATCGCAAATGAAAATAATTGTGATGCAATCATTGCATCAGGAGGAGGGAAAGTATTAGATGCTGGAAAGTTATTAGCTTATAGACTGAATTTACCTTGTATAACAATTCCTCTTAGTGCTTCAACTTGTGCTGGTTGGACTGCTTTATCTAATATTTATTCTTCAAAGGGAGCATTCATTAAAGATCAAAGCCTGAATACATGTCCCAAGCTTATAATCTTCGATCATCAATTAGTAAGAAAAGCACCAAAAAGATTACTTGCAAGTGGTATAGCAGATGCCCTTGCAAAGTGGTATGAATCTTCAATTAGCAGTGGCAAGTCAGATGATGGTCTAGTTCAACAAGCTGTACAAATGGCAAGGGTTTTGAGAGATCAATTATTACTTGATGGCTATGAAGCACTAAAGAATCCTTATAGTAAATCATGGGAGAAAGTAGCCGAGGGGTGTTCACTTACTGCTGGGCTTATTGGTGGTATAGGCGGGCCTAAATGTAGAACATCTGCTGCTCATGCTGTACACAATGGGCTCACTCAATTAAGTTTTTCAAAAAAACCTCTTCATGGAGAAATAGTTGGGTTTGGAATATTAGTTCAACTTAGACTAGAAGAACTCTTTTCAAATAACCAATTAGCTTATCAATCAAAAAAACAAATCACAAAATTACTTAAAGAGCTAGATTTGCCAACCAATCTAACATCATTAGGACTAGAAAATTATAGCCTCAGAGAGCTTGACAATGCTTGTTCTTTTTCTTGTAATAAAAACTCTGATATACATAATATGCCTTTTAAAATTGATAAGGAAATTCTCAAGAAAGCAATACTCGATATAAATAAAACAACAATAGATGTAGTAAAGACTAAGTAA